TCTGGTATCTAACGTTTCCTCATCCTCGCCTTCCGCGCCGCCTTCCACTCCTCGTCGTCAATCTGCTGCCGAACCTGCTTCAGCCGGTCGCGCAGCTTCGCTGCCTCCTCGAACTTGAGCAGCGCCGCCGCCTGCTCCATCTCCCGCTGCAGCCTCGCCAACAGAGCAACCTTGTCCTCTTCTTCTCCGTTCGGCGCTTGGCTGTCGGCGTTCGTCGCCTCCTCGCTTGCCTTCGCATCCGCGACGGACGTGGTCAGTCGGACCTGATCGATCGACTTCCGGATCGAACGCGGCTCGATGCCGTGTGCCGCGTTGTACTCAATCTGCTTCTGTCGTCGCCGGTCGATCTCCTTCAGTGAGTTGCGGATGGAACGCGTCACATTGTCGGCGTAGAGAATCACCTCGCCGCTGACGTTGCGGGCGGCCCGACCAGAGGTCTGGATGATCGACCGCTCATCCCGCAGGAATCCTTCCTTGTCCGCGTCGAGGATAACGACCAGCGACACCTCGGGGAGGTCCAGTCCCTCGCGCAACAGGTTGATGCCGACCAGCACGTCGAACTCGCCCAGGCGTAGCTGCCGCAGGATTTCCACCCGCTCGATGGCGCCGATCTCCGAGTGGAGGTAACGCACCTTCAGCCCCATCTCGGTCAGGTACTCGGCGAGGTCCTCGGCCATCCGTTTGGTCAGGGTCGTAACGAGCACCCGCTCCTGCTGCTTCACCCGATTCCTGACCTCGGCAATCAGGTCATCCACCTGTCCCTTGGTCGGCCTGATGGTCATCTTCGGGTCAACCAGCCCGGTCGGCCTGACAATCAGCTCCGCTACGTTTCCATGGCTCACCGTTGCTTCATAGGGTCCGGGCGTGGCCGAAGTAAACACCGTCTGGTTGAGCAGCATGTTGAACTCATCGAACCGGAGCGGCCGGTTATCCAGGCACGACGGCAGCCTGAACCCATAGTCAACCAGCGTCTGCTTGCGCACCCGGTCGCCATTGTACATCCCCTGCACCTGCGGCACGGTCGCGTGCGACTCATCCATCACCATCAGGTAGTCTGACGGGAAGTAGTCGAGCAACGTGTACGGCCGCTCCCCCGGCTTCTTGCTCAAGAGATGGCGCGAGTAGTTCTCGATGCCCGGGCAGTAGCCGAATTCCCGCATCATCTCCATGTCGAACTTCGTCCGGGTCTTGATGCGCTGGGCTTCGAGCAGCTTGCCCTGCGCCTCAAACTCGGCCACGCGCGCCGCGAGTTCCTGTTCAATCGTCACCTCGGCGGCGGTAATCTGCTGCTCGGTCGTGATGAACTGCTTGGCCGGGTACATCGTCATCCGCGGCTTCCGGTCAATCATGTCACCGGAGACGATGTCGAACACCGTCAGCCGGCCGATCTGGCTGCCTTCGAACTCAACCCGCACTCCGTAGTCGCGGTGTGACGGGTGGACATCTACTACGTCACCCCGGACGCGGAACGTCGACCGCTTCAGGTCAACGTCGTTCCGCGTATACTGCAGCTTCACCAGTTCCTCGAGCAGGTGCTCCCGGTCCATGTCCTTGCCGATTTCGACCGGCAGGATCGAGTTGCGGAACTCCCACGGCTCGCCCAGGTTGTAGATGCAGGATACCGAGGCAACCACAATCACGTCGCTCCGCTCCACCAGCGCCGACGTGGCCCGCAGCCGCAGCCGCTCAATCTCCTCGTTGATCGAGGCGTCCTTCTCGATGTACAGGTCGTGTTCAGGCACGTAGGCCTCGGGCTGATAGTAGTCGTAGTAGGATACGAAGTACTCAACCGCGTTCTCGGGGAAGAACCCCTTGAACTCGCCGTAGAGCTGCGCGGCCAGGGTCTTATTGTGCGACATGACGATTGTCGGCCGGTTCAGCCGCTCAATGACATTCGCCATCGTGTACGTCTTCCCCGAACCGGTGACGCCCAGCAACGTCGCATACTTCGCGCCACTGCTGATGAACTCACACAACTTGTCGATAGCTTCGGGCTGGTCTCCTGACGGGCGGAATGGAGCAACAAGTTTGAACTGCTGCTGCCTTTCATCCATCAGCTAGCCTCTTTCCATCTGGCATTCTGCGATTTGCACTTTGCACTCTGCAGTCTGAATTGGCGGCGCAGCCGCTGCTGGCTGGTCGCCGGATGGCTTGAATGGTGCTACAAGTTTGAATCGGTCTGTCTGCTCAATCACAGCGAGATTCTAGGAGTATGCCGGGTCAGGTCAAGCAGCCGTCGGCTCTACTCGACGTCAGCGCCGGAGCAGGACGGATATGGAAAACTCACCCTTGTCAAAGAAGGTCCAGCGCCCGGGTGAGCCGGTGTAGCTGCGCTTGATCGAGTCAGCCGGCGTGGCAGCGGGAATCACGCTCGGCGCCCGCTGATCTCTGTAGCCACTGGTTGCGAGACTTGTCGGCCGTCCACTTGTATCAGCAGGTACCACGGAGACGTAAAACGCTCCGGAGTCCAGCCGTAAGGGTACGGTCAGATCGTGAACAACTGCGGGCCACGCGGCGGCCTCC
Above is a window of candidate division WOR-3 bacterium DNA encoding:
- the uvrB gene encoding excinuclease ABC subunit UvrB, with translation MDERQQQFKLVAPFRPSGDQPEAIDKLCEFISSGAKYATLLGVTGSGKTYTMANVIERLNRPTIVMSHNKTLAAQLYGEFKGFFPENAVEYFVSYYDYYQPEAYVPEHDLYIEKDASINEEIERLRLRATSALVERSDVIVVASVSCIYNLGEPWEFRNSILPVEIGKDMDREHLLEELVKLQYTRNDVDLKRSTFRVRGDVVDVHPSHRDYGVRVEFEGSQIGRLTVFDIVSGDMIDRKPRMTMYPAKQFITTEQQITAAEVTIEQELAARVAEFEAQGKLLEAQRIKTRTKFDMEMMREFGYCPGIENYSRHLLSKKPGERPYTLLDYFPSDYLMVMDESHATVPQVQGMYNGDRVRKQTLVDYGFRLPSCLDNRPLRFDEFNMLLNQTVFTSATPGPYEATVSHGNVAELIVRPTGLVDPKMTIRPTKGQVDDLIAEVRNRVKQQERVLVTTLTKRMAEDLAEYLTEMGLKVRYLHSEIGAIERVEILRQLRLGEFDVLVGINLLREGLDLPEVSLVVILDADKEGFLRDERSIIQTSGRAARNVSGEVILYADNVTRSIRNSLKEIDRRRQKQIEYNAAHGIEPRSIRKSIDQVRLTTSVADAKASEEATNADSQAPNGEEEDKVALLARLQREMEQAAALLKFEEAAKLRDRLKQVRQQIDDEEWKAARKARMRKR